A single window of Sphingobacterium sp. ML3W DNA harbors:
- the mraZ gene encoding division/cell wall cluster transcriptional repressor MraZ, translating into MSFLIGEYECKMDTKGRMVLPAALKRQLPDVEREGLVINRGFEKHLVIYTREEWNAITARLAQLNQYVEKNRMFIRSFTRGATELSLDAAGRVLLPKSLLEYSGITGEVVLACQVNKIEVWSKDGYEDFMNGDLGEDFSALAEQVMGGFDLGGLANG; encoded by the coding sequence ATGAGTTTTTTAATTGGCGAATATGAATGCAAGATGGACACCAAAGGAAGAATGGTGTTGCCTGCTGCGCTCAAAAGGCAGTTGCCTGATGTTGAGCGCGAGGGGCTTGTAATCAATCGTGGATTTGAAAAGCATTTGGTGATTTATACGCGCGAGGAATGGAATGCGATAACTGCTCGTTTGGCTCAGTTGAATCAATATGTTGAGAAAAATCGAATGTTTATTCGGAGTTTCACAAGAGGGGCAACCGAGTTGAGTTTAGATGCGGCAGGTCGGGTTTTATTACCAAAAAGCTTATTGGAATATTCAGGTATAACCGGAGAAGTTGTTTTGGCTTGTCAGGTTAATAAGATTGAAGTTTGGTCTAAAGACGGGTACGAGGATTTTATGAATGGTGATTTGGGAGAGGATTTCTCGGCTTTAGCTGAACAGGTTATGGGAGGTTTTGATTTAGGAGGATTAGCAAATGGATAA
- the rsmH gene encoding 16S rRNA (cytosine(1402)-N(4))-methyltransferase RsmH, giving the protein MDNVYHVPVMLRECMDALAIKPNGIYVDVTFGGGGHSREILKHLGPEGRLFAFDQDPDALNNVIDDSRFTLIHQNFRFLKNNLRLNGVKQVDGILADLGVSSHQFDAADRGFSIRFDADLDMRMDQISDVDARTVLATYAEEDLHRIFGMYGEIINAKTLAKTIVTARLTSPINTVAELKDAIKKLVPRGKEHKYHAQVFQALRIEVNRELEALQEFLLQTVDVLKAEGRLVVMSYHSLEDRLVKNFMAKGKFRGDVEKDFFGNEIKPFLVISRKAITANENELVENNRSRSAKLRIAEKLDIA; this is encoded by the coding sequence ATGGATAATGTTTATCATGTGCCAGTTATGTTGAGGGAATGCATGGATGCATTGGCGATAAAGCCAAACGGCATTTATGTGGATGTGACATTTGGGGGAGGAGGTCACTCCAGAGAAATTTTAAAACACTTAGGACCAGAAGGTCGATTGTTTGCTTTTGATCAGGATCCAGACGCTTTGAATAATGTAATTGATGATTCGAGATTTACTTTGATTCATCAAAATTTTCGTTTCCTAAAAAATAACCTTCGTTTAAATGGCGTAAAACAGGTAGATGGTATTTTAGCGGATTTAGGAGTGTCTTCTCATCAGTTTGATGCTGCCGATCGTGGTTTCTCCATCCGTTTTGATGCTGATTTGGACATGCGGATGGATCAGATTTCTGATGTGGATGCTCGAACTGTATTGGCGACATATGCGGAAGAAGATCTTCATCGGATATTTGGGATGTATGGGGAGATTATCAATGCGAAGACATTAGCAAAAACTATCGTCACTGCGCGGTTAACATCACCCATTAATACTGTCGCAGAGTTAAAAGATGCTATAAAAAAGTTAGTTCCCAGAGGGAAAGAACATAAATATCATGCGCAGGTTTTTCAGGCTTTGCGTATTGAGGTTAACAGAGAGCTTGAGGCTCTTCAGGAGTTTCTGTTGCAAACTGTAGATGTCTTAAAGGCTGAAGGGCGCTTAGTGGTGATGTCCTATCATTCATTGGAAGATCGTTTGGTGAAGAACTTTATGGCTAAGGGTAAATTCAGAGGGGATGTGGAAAAGGATTTTTTTGGAAATGAAATTAAACCATTTCTAGTTATTAGTCGTAAGGCAATTACGGCAAATGAGAATGAGTTGGTGGAAAATAATAGATCGCGTAGTGCGAAACTACGCATTGCTGAAAAGTTGGATATAGCTTAA
- a CDS encoding FtsL-like putative cell division protein, producing MGKNTIRQQELSEEVQEELQEAVEEKAEETQKFLRTLLTAGNLSIYSIVNYLPFAGFVTLLMLLYITNRHYAERTIRNIDKLSREVKELSWDHKSLSAELMKMSTQTEIAKRVDSLGLKERVEPPIKIEIVKEKKK from the coding sequence ATGGGTAAGAATACGATAAGACAGCAAGAATTAAGCGAAGAGGTTCAAGAGGAGTTGCAAGAAGCAGTTGAGGAGAAAGCTGAGGAAACGCAAAAGTTTTTGAGAACGTTGCTTACTGCGGGTAATCTATCAATTTATTCGATTGTAAACTACTTGCCTTTTGCTGGTTTTGTTACCTTGTTGATGTTGCTCTATATTACAAATAGACATTACGCAGAGCGTACGATACGTAATATAGATAAATTGAGTAGGGAAGTCAAAGAGTTGAGTTGGGATCATAAGTCGCTCTCTGCTGAACTCATGAAAATGTCTACCCAGACAGAAATAGCAAAGCGTGTGGATTCTTTAGGTTTGAAAGAGCGAGTGGAACCACCAATTAAGATTGAAATTGTAAAAGAAAAAAAGAAATAG
- a CDS encoding penicillin-binding protein, which translates to MNIRTTILFRVYIAFGLIVLVAIAVFTKLFHLQYVDGDKWRALSDSLSIQEREVEAARGNIYSNDGSLLATSVPEYDLRFDAMAIPEEENDYFNLKVDSLAIKLSGFFKDKSSRQYLTLLKQARNKKQRYILIKRAVSHQDLKVLKSFPLFKAVRVGKERYPGGLITERQNKRILPFVNLAARTIGYKNVKENIHVGLEGAYGEYIDGKSGKRLMQRIAGGVWIPVNRDIEVAPVDGADIISTIDINMQDMAQRALEKQMIASNADEGCVVMMEVKTGEVRAVANFTKDKDGVYREKMNIAIAQSAEPGSTFKLASYLAAIDDGLIDSSTHVNVGNGNWPIYRHTIKDSHAPKKSVMSAQEAFEQSSNVGITKLIYESYKDNPGKFSAKLHSFGLDQKLGLQITGEGAPLIKTPKSKSWSGLSLVQMAYGYELKVTPLQMLALYNAVANNGRMISPLFVKEIRHLGNTIEKFEARVINEKIASDKAIGQIRGMLEGTMKQGTGKTLRNPLYTSGGKTGTAQMADGAMGYRNRKYQSSFAGYFPAEDPKYSIIVVIRNPRNGYYGASTAGPVFKELADMVYANDLDMHSAFNRKKLNTSVLNTKALTLKGSREATQKVYEQLGLKIVNWNSIAQNDTTSSTLGVPFVEYQIKEGVVPNVMGMGLIDALFALENSGFKTSVIGKGKVMKQSLIASQKLPIGTAVTIELK; encoded by the coding sequence ATGAATATCAGAACTACCATTCTATTTCGTGTTTATATTGCTTTCGGTTTAATCGTCCTTGTGGCGATTGCTGTGTTTACGAAGCTTTTTCATTTGCAATACGTTGATGGTGATAAGTGGCGTGCTCTATCGGATAGTTTGTCTATTCAGGAGCGTGAAGTAGAGGCTGCAAGAGGGAATATCTATTCCAATGACGGAAGTCTTTTGGCTACGTCTGTTCCGGAGTATGATTTGCGTTTCGATGCAATGGCGATTCCAGAAGAGGAAAATGATTATTTTAATCTGAAGGTTGACTCTTTAGCAATTAAGCTGTCTGGTTTTTTTAAAGATAAATCTTCCAGGCAGTATTTGACATTATTGAAGCAGGCGAGAAATAAAAAACAGCGTTATATTTTGATTAAACGTGCTGTTTCACATCAAGACTTGAAAGTTCTTAAAAGCTTTCCGCTTTTTAAAGCTGTACGGGTGGGTAAAGAGCGTTATCCCGGAGGCTTGATTACTGAGCGTCAGAATAAGCGTATTCTACCATTTGTGAATTTAGCTGCACGTACAATAGGTTATAAGAATGTTAAAGAAAACATTCATGTAGGCTTAGAGGGTGCGTACGGTGAATATATTGATGGAAAAAGCGGTAAACGATTGATGCAAAGAATAGCTGGAGGTGTTTGGATTCCGGTAAATCGTGATATTGAGGTGGCTCCAGTTGATGGTGCTGATATTATTTCGACGATTGATATCAATATGCAGGATATGGCGCAGAGAGCCTTAGAAAAGCAGATGATCGCAAGTAATGCAGATGAGGGTTGTGTGGTGATGATGGAAGTCAAGACTGGGGAAGTTCGTGCTGTAGCTAATTTCACGAAAGACAAAGATGGAGTCTATCGTGAAAAGATGAATATCGCAATTGCGCAAAGTGCAGAGCCAGGTTCTACGTTTAAATTAGCTTCTTATCTAGCGGCTATCGATGATGGTTTGATTGACTCAAGCACGCATGTGAATGTTGGAAATGGTAACTGGCCGATTTATCGTCATACGATTAAAGATTCACATGCACCTAAAAAATCGGTGATGAGTGCACAGGAGGCTTTCGAGCAGTCATCAAATGTTGGTATTACGAAGCTGATTTATGAGAGTTATAAAGATAATCCAGGTAAATTTTCAGCTAAACTGCATTCTTTTGGTTTAGATCAAAAATTAGGATTACAAATAACAGGAGAGGGAGCTCCTTTAATAAAAACTCCAAAGAGTAAAAGTTGGAGTGGCTTGTCCCTAGTACAAATGGCTTATGGCTATGAATTGAAGGTGACACCATTACAGATGCTGGCATTGTATAATGCTGTTGCAAATAACGGTAGAATGATTTCACCCTTATTTGTTAAGGAGATTAGACATCTGGGGAATACGATTGAAAAATTTGAAGCTCGCGTTATCAATGAAAAAATTGCTTCAGATAAAGCAATAGGACAAATTAGAGGGATGCTAGAGGGGACAATGAAGCAAGGGACGGGGAAAACGTTACGGAATCCTTTGTATACCTCAGGTGGTAAAACCGGAACGGCACAGATGGCGGATGGCGCGATGGGATATCGTAACCGTAAATACCAATCTTCTTTCGCGGGATATTTTCCTGCTGAAGATCCGAAGTACTCGATTATCGTAGTGATTCGAAATCCAAGAAATGGATATTATGGTGCATCTACTGCAGGACCTGTGTTTAAAGAGTTGGCTGATATGGTATATGCAAATGATTTGGATATGCATAGTGCCTTTAATAGAAAAAAACTGAATACTTCGGTATTAAACACGAAGGCATTGACACTTAAAGGGTCGCGTGAAGCAACTCAAAAGGTATATGAGCAGTTAGGTTTGAAGATTGTAAATTGGAATTCAATTGCACAGAATGACACAACAAGTTCGACTCTTGGGGTTCCATTTGTGGAATATCAAATAAAAGAAGGTGTAGTGCCGAACGTTATGGGGATGGGATTGATCGACGCATTGTTTGCGTTAGAAAATTCTGGATTTAAAACAAGCGTGATCGGAAAAGGAAAAGTGATGAAGCAGTCTTTGATTGCTAGTCAAAAGTTACCAATTGGTACAGCAGTAACAATAGAATTGAAGTAG
- a CDS encoding UDP-N-acetylmuramoyl-L-alanyl-D-glutamate--2,6-diaminopimelate ligase, with product MKNLKTILHAIPVQEVVGQLDVEVVSLCFDSRQVVLGSLFIAVRGVHTDGHLFIDKAIAFGARAVIVEELPVETLDSVVYIVVADSALALGIVAANFYDNPSKKMKLVGVTGTNGKTTVATLLFQLFTELGYHVGLLSTVQNQIGDRVIPATHTTPDPIQLNYLLHEMVEEGCDYCFMEVSSHAVVQQRIAGLKFTGAIFTNITHDHLDFHKTFNSYIKAKKKFFDDLDTAAFALTNEDDRNGQVMLQNTFAYKKTYGLHSGADFSARIVESHFDGMLLNIDGHDVWVKLVGGFNAYNLLAVYGAAILLEQETVRVLTAMSVLTGAEGRFETMKAPNGVFGIVDYAHTPDAVENVLQTIEKLRNQNQQIITVLGCGGDRDKTKRPEMSQAALRYSNRLIITSDNPRTEDPLVIIKEMEAGVAPEQKSKVLSIADRKEAIRVAYQLAKPGDIIVVAGKGHEKYQEINGVRQHFDDKEILELTFNEV from the coding sequence ATGAAGAATTTAAAAACCATATTACATGCTATTCCCGTACAGGAAGTAGTCGGTCAGCTAGATGTTGAGGTAGTATCGCTTTGTTTCGATTCTCGTCAAGTTGTATTGGGTAGTTTGTTTATTGCAGTTAGGGGTGTGCACACAGATGGACATCTATTTATTGATAAAGCTATTGCATTTGGAGCCAGGGCGGTTATCGTAGAAGAATTGCCAGTGGAGACATTGGATTCGGTAGTTTATATTGTCGTAGCAGATTCTGCTCTTGCATTGGGAATAGTTGCAGCTAATTTTTATGATAATCCGTCGAAGAAAATGAAGTTGGTAGGGGTTACAGGTACTAATGGTAAAACAACCGTTGCAACTTTATTATTTCAATTGTTCACAGAATTGGGCTATCACGTTGGTTTGTTATCAACAGTGCAAAATCAAATCGGTGACCGTGTCATCCCAGCAACACATACAACACCAGACCCTATTCAGTTGAATTACTTGCTACATGAAATGGTGGAAGAAGGCTGTGATTATTGTTTTATGGAGGTGAGTTCGCATGCAGTTGTACAGCAGCGAATAGCTGGGTTAAAATTTACGGGTGCTATTTTCACCAATATAACACATGATCATTTAGATTTTCATAAAACATTCAATAGTTATATTAAGGCGAAGAAAAAGTTCTTTGATGATTTAGATACAGCTGCTTTTGCGCTGACAAATGAAGATGACCGAAATGGCCAGGTGATGTTGCAAAACACATTTGCATATAAAAAGACTTATGGTTTACATTCAGGTGCTGATTTTAGTGCTAGAATAGTGGAAAGTCATTTCGATGGTATGTTGCTGAATATCGACGGTCATGATGTATGGGTGAAGTTGGTTGGAGGCTTTAATGCTTATAACTTATTAGCGGTCTATGGGGCAGCTATTTTGCTTGAACAAGAAACTGTTCGGGTATTAACCGCGATGAGCGTATTGACAGGTGCTGAAGGGCGGTTTGAAACCATGAAAGCGCCAAATGGTGTCTTTGGAATTGTGGATTATGCACATACTCCTGATGCGGTTGAAAATGTATTGCAGACTATTGAGAAATTGCGCAATCAGAATCAACAGATCATTACCGTATTAGGTTGTGGTGGTGATCGTGATAAAACAAAGCGACCGGAAATGTCACAAGCGGCTTTGCGCTATAGCAATCGATTGATTATTACATCAGATAATCCGAGAACGGAGGATCCGCTCGTAATCATTAAAGAAATGGAAGCAGGTGTTGCTCCCGAACAAAAAAGTAAAGTTCTTTCCATTGCAGACCGTAAAGAAGCAATTCGTGTTGCTTATCAATTGGCAAAGCCAGGGGATATCATTGTGGTCGCAGGAAAAGGACACGAGAAATATCAAGAGATAAATGGTGTACGTCAGCATTTTGATGATAAAGAGATTTTAGAATTAACATTTAACGAAGTATAA
- the mraY gene encoding phospho-N-acetylmuramoyl-pentapeptide-transferase has product MLYHLFTWLNEYMHIPGAGLFQYISFRTSMAVISSLIITTVFGGKLIQVLQNKQVGETIRDLGLEGEKKKQGTPTMGGLIIIAGILIPTLLFAKLTNIYVIIMIVSTLWMGAVGFLDDYIKVFRHNKDGLAGRFKVIGQTGLGIFIACTMYFHPEIVVRQNVASPTSTKPVEVVINQSTGEKTYAENVKSSKTNIPFYKNNEFDYAKVFKMFGLHNDVLTFIVFLVVVVFIVTAVSNGANITDGIDGLATGTSAIIGVTLAILAYVSGNVIFSDYLNIMYIPNSGELVIFAGAFVGACVGFLWYNTYPAQVFMGDTGSLAIGGIIAAFAILIRKELLIPILCGVFLLELVSVILQVSYFKYTKKKYGEGRRIFLMSPLHHHFQKKGYHEAKIVTRFVIVGIILAILTIVTLKIR; this is encoded by the coding sequence ATGTTGTACCATTTATTCACATGGTTAAACGAATACATGCACATTCCAGGAGCTGGTTTGTTTCAGTATATTTCTTTCAGAACATCGATGGCAGTGATTTCTTCATTGATCATTACTACTGTTTTTGGAGGGAAACTGATTCAGGTGCTTCAGAATAAGCAAGTGGGAGAGACTATTCGTGATTTAGGATTAGAGGGGGAGAAAAAGAAGCAGGGTACACCAACAATGGGTGGCTTAATCATTATTGCTGGAATTTTGATTCCAACTTTGTTGTTTGCTAAGTTGACCAATATTTACGTCATCATTATGATTGTTTCCACATTATGGATGGGAGCTGTCGGTTTTTTGGATGATTATATTAAGGTATTTCGTCATAATAAGGATGGCTTGGCTGGACGTTTTAAAGTAATTGGTCAGACAGGTTTAGGTATTTTCATTGCTTGTACGATGTATTTTCACCCAGAGATTGTCGTGCGTCAAAATGTAGCATCACCCACATCGACTAAGCCAGTTGAGGTTGTAATCAATCAAAGTACGGGCGAGAAGACGTATGCAGAGAATGTAAAATCATCAAAAACAAACATTCCATTTTATAAGAATAATGAATTTGATTATGCTAAAGTGTTCAAGATGTTTGGCTTGCATAATGATGTTTTAACATTTATTGTCTTCTTGGTTGTGGTTGTTTTTATCGTAACAGCCGTTTCCAATGGCGCTAATATAACAGATGGTATTGATGGTCTGGCAACGGGAACTTCTGCAATCATTGGTGTTACCTTGGCGATATTGGCCTATGTATCTGGTAACGTTATCTTTTCTGATTATTTGAATATCATGTATATTCCTAATTCTGGAGAGCTTGTGATTTTTGCAGGTGCTTTTGTTGGCGCCTGTGTTGGATTTTTATGGTACAATACTTACCCTGCTCAAGTATTTATGGGTGACACTGGTAGTTTGGCTATCGGCGGGATTATCGCTGCTTTTGCAATATTGATTCGTAAAGAGTTGTTGATTCCGATTTTATGTGGTGTTTTCTTATTGGAGCTGGTTTCTGTAATTCTGCAGGTTTCTTATTTCAAATACACAAAGAAAAAGTATGGGGAAGGACGTCGTATATTTTTGATGTCTCCTTTGCATCATCACTTTCAGAAGAAAGGTTACCATGAGGCTAAGATTGTGACCCGTTTTGTTATCGTAGGAATTATTTTGGCCATTTTGACCATCGTAACTTTAAAAATTAGATAA
- the murD gene encoding UDP-N-acetylmuramoyl-L-alanine--D-glutamate ligase, whose amino-acid sequence MANISSTYYPQSGKLIVLGAGESGVGTAILAKQKGFDVFVSDKGMITEQYKAQLEGEQISYEEGEHSEDHILQADLVVKSPGIPEHAPLVVALKAKQIPVIAEIEFAAQYTDAKLICITGSNGKSTTTMLTYEMLKHAGKHVGLAGNIGKSFALQVAREQFDVYVLEISSFMLDDMYQFRADIAVILNITADHLDRYDYKVENYVDSKFRMIQNQTKNDYFIYCLDDPQTTEGLKRHHTAATHLPFTQEQKVAFGAYLSSIKDIIINIPNSDTFTMRTEELSLTGKHNVYNNMASGLIAKVQELRNQAMKESMSSYVNIAHRLEQVACIGGVQYINDSKATNVNSVWYALESVSTPIVLMLGGVDKGNDYEMLRDLVKNKVRAIVCIGKDNAAIHAAFEEDTDLIVNSSSMHDAVQLASHLAQKGDTVLLSPACASFDWFKNYEDRGDKFKAAVMEL is encoded by the coding sequence ATGGCAAACATTTCATCAACATATTATCCACAGTCGGGAAAACTAATTGTTCTTGGTGCAGGTGAAAGTGGTGTCGGTACTGCGATCTTAGCTAAGCAAAAAGGATTTGATGTTTTTGTTTCTGATAAAGGAATGATTACTGAACAGTATAAAGCACAATTAGAGGGTGAGCAAATCTCTTATGAAGAGGGTGAGCATAGTGAAGATCATATTTTACAAGCTGATCTTGTTGTTAAAAGTCCTGGAATTCCGGAGCATGCTCCTCTTGTTGTTGCCTTGAAGGCAAAACAAATTCCCGTGATTGCAGAAATAGAATTTGCAGCACAATATACCGATGCAAAGTTGATTTGCATCACAGGATCAAATGGGAAATCCACAACAACGATGTTGACGTACGAGATGCTGAAACACGCCGGAAAACATGTCGGTTTAGCTGGGAATATCGGTAAAAGTTTTGCATTGCAGGTGGCGCGCGAGCAATTTGATGTTTATGTACTGGAGATTTCAAGTTTTATGTTGGATGATATGTATCAATTTAGAGCTGACATCGCAGTGATTTTGAATATTACAGCTGATCATTTGGATCGCTATGATTATAAAGTGGAGAATTATGTGGATTCTAAATTTAGAATGATTCAAAATCAGACGAAAAATGATTATTTCATTTATTGTCTGGATGATCCACAAACAACAGAAGGGTTGAAAAGGCATCATACTGCTGCGACACATTTACCCTTTACACAGGAGCAAAAAGTAGCATTTGGAGCGTATTTGTCTTCAATTAAAGATATTATAATTAACATACCTAATAGCGATACATTTACTATGAGAACGGAAGAGTTGTCTTTGACAGGGAAACACAATGTGTACAACAATATGGCTTCTGGCCTTATTGCCAAGGTTCAAGAATTGAGGAATCAAGCTATGAAGGAAAGTATGAGTTCATATGTCAATATTGCACACCGTTTGGAGCAAGTTGCATGTATTGGAGGTGTTCAATATATCAATGATTCAAAAGCAACAAATGTCAATTCTGTGTGGTATGCGCTGGAAAGTGTGTCTACGCCTATCGTTTTGATGTTGGGAGGAGTAGATAAAGGCAATGATTATGAGATGTTACGTGATCTAGTGAAAAATAAAGTACGCGCAATTGTCTGTATTGGGAAAGATAATGCAGCTATTCATGCTGCTTTTGAAGAGGATACGGATCTGATCGTAAACAGTTCTTCTATGCATGATGCAGTTCAGTTGGCATCGCATTTAGCACAAAAAGGAGATACGGTATTGTTGTCCCCAGCTTGTGCAAGTTTCGATTGGTTTAAAAATTATGAAGATCGTGGTGATAAATTTAAAGCTGCGGTTATGGAATTGTAG
- a CDS encoding FtsW/RodA/SpoVE family cell cycle protein, which produces MVEQLLSKLKGDRWIWIIVILLSGWSLLAVYSSVGTLAYKEGKGTELYLFKHFSLIVVGFVLMYLSHKLDYRYYAGISKLLMVITVPLLLYTLIFGSKVNDASRWVTIPVINQTFQTSDLAKLALITFLARMLSRKQEEIKDVKKSFIPIMGAVCGVFVLIAWANMSTAIMLFGVCVLLLLIGRISFKQIAIVSAGVFLLGIIVVSVGPRRATYYSRVKTFMGVEKDRQEGMPVSFQDDKNYQANNAKIAIATGGVFGKGPGNSIQRNVLPHPYSDFIFAIIIEEYGTIGGVVLIFLYLALMYRCIRIVTLSPKAFGAFLAAGLGFSLTIQAFANMAVAVGLGPVTGVPLPLVSMGGTSILFTSIALGIILSVSRNIEELKGKQELDERPKAKRVVVGTIPA; this is translated from the coding sequence ATGGTAGAGCAGCTACTTTCTAAATTAAAAGGCGATCGTTGGATCTGGATTATTGTGATCCTGCTCTCGGGGTGGTCTTTGTTGGCGGTTTACAGTTCTGTAGGAACATTGGCCTATAAAGAAGGAAAGGGAACGGAGTTGTATTTGTTCAAGCACTTCTCATTAATTGTTGTAGGGTTTGTTTTGATGTATTTATCGCATAAACTGGATTACCGGTACTATGCGGGTATATCCAAATTATTAATGGTGATAACAGTTCCACTGTTATTATATACGTTGATTTTTGGTAGTAAGGTAAATGATGCAAGTCGTTGGGTAACCATACCTGTTATCAATCAAACATTTCAAACTTCCGATTTGGCAAAGTTGGCGTTGATTACTTTTTTGGCTCGTATGCTTTCAAGAAAGCAAGAGGAAATCAAAGATGTAAAAAAATCATTTATTCCAATAATGGGCGCTGTTTGTGGTGTTTTTGTGTTAATTGCTTGGGCGAATATGTCTACAGCAATTATGTTGTTTGGGGTATGTGTATTGTTGCTTTTGATCGGTCGTATTAGTTTTAAACAGATTGCTATTGTATCGGCTGGTGTGTTTTTGTTAGGGATCATCGTTGTTTCCGTAGGACCAAGACGTGCCACCTATTATAGCCGTGTTAAAACATTTATGGGGGTAGAAAAAGATAGACAGGAAGGTATGCCTGTTTCTTTTCAAGATGATAAAAACTACCAGGCAAACAATGCGAAGATTGCAATAGCGACTGGAGGTGTATTCGGTAAGGGGCCGGGCAATAGTATTCAAAGGAATGTGCTGCCACACCCTTATTCAGATTTTATATTTGCCATCATTATCGAGGAGTATGGGACGATAGGTGGAGTTGTATTGATTTTTCTATACCTCGCATTGATGTATAGGTGTATTCGCATCGTAACATTAAGCCCTAAAGCGTTTGGTGCTTTTTTGGCTGCGGGTTTAGGATTTAGCTTGACCATTCAGGCATTTGCAAATATGGCTGTAGCAGTAGGTTTAGGACCCGTTACAGGGGTACCGCTTCCATTGGTCAGTATGGGGGGGACATCTATTTTATTTACAAGTATTGCATTAGGGATTATCCTGAGTGTAAGTAGAAATATTGAAGAATTAAAGGGTAAGCAGGAATTGGACGAACGACCTAAAGCAAAAAGAGTGGTTGTTGGTACTATTCCAGCATAA
- the murG gene encoding undecaprenyldiphospho-muramoylpentapeptide beta-N-acetylglucosaminyltransferase, whose amino-acid sequence MAIRVIISGGGTGGHIFPAVAIANALKALDPQNEILFVGANGRMEMEKVPATGYKIVGLDIQGINRQVLWKNIFLPFKLFKSMNKARKIVREFKPDVAVGVGGFASGPLLMVANRLHIPTLVQEQNSYAGVTNKRLGNKAAKICVAYEGMEQFFPADKVLLTGNPIRRASVEIDGKRDEAFAFFGLDPDKKTILVTGGSLGARTLNESVIASLEKLKHADVQLIWQCGSYYYDKLSQELQGKLPAGIHMLAFLQRMDFAYAAADVIIGRAGAGTISELCVVGKPVILVPSPNVAEDHQTKNAMALVQKQAAVLVKDDQAVATLFESALALLNNAVESNSLAYNIKRLALLDADVVIAREVLKLANKGGR is encoded by the coding sequence ATGGCTATACGTGTGATCATAAGTGGAGGTGGTACTGGCGGACATATTTTTCCAGCAGTAGCAATTGCTAATGCACTGAAAGCATTGGATCCGCAAAACGAAATTCTTTTCGTTGGCGCCAATGGTCGTATGGAAATGGAAAAAGTTCCTGCTACTGGTTATAAAATTGTTGGTTTAGATATTCAAGGGATAAATAGACAAGTGTTGTGGAAAAACATCTTTCTACCATTCAAACTTTTTAAAAGTATGAACAAGGCACGTAAGATAGTCAGGGAGTTTAAACCCGATGTTGCAGTTGGTGTTGGTGGTTTTGCTTCGGGACCATTATTGATGGTTGCAAATCGATTGCATATACCAACTCTTGTACAGGAGCAGAATTCGTATGCGGGTGTTACCAATAAAAGGTTGGGAAATAAGGCAGCTAAGATTTGTGTCGCTTATGAGGGCATGGAACAATTTTTCCCTGCAGATAAAGTTTTGTTAACGGGTAACCCGATTCGTCGCGCTTCTGTTGAGATTGATGGTAAGCGTGATGAGGCATTTGCTTTTTTTGGTCTAGATCCTGATAAAAAGACCATTTTAGTAACAGGAGGAAGTTTGGGAGCGCGTACTTTAAATGAAAGTGTTATCGCTTCCTTAGAGAAACTCAAGCATGCAGATGTACAATTGATCTGGCAATGTGGTAGTTATTATTACGATAAATTAAGTCAAGAACTACAGGGTAAATTGCCAGCGGGAATTCATATGTTAGCTTTTTTGCAACGAATGGACTTTGCGTATGCCGCAGCAGATGTAATCATCGGTAGGGCTGGTGCTGGTACAATCTCCGAATTATGTGTTGTTGGTAAACCGGTGATTTTGGTTCCTTCACCTAATGTAGCTGAAGATCATCAAACAAAAAATGCAATGGCTTTGGTGCAAAAGCAGGCTGCTGTATTGGTGAAAGATGATCAGGCCGTAGCAACTTTGTTCGAGTCAGCTCTAGCTCTGCTGAATAACGCTGTCGAATCAAATTCTTTGGCTTATAATATAAAGAGATTAGCACTTCTTGATGCAGATGTTGTCATCGCTAGAGAAGTTTTAAAATTGGCAAATAAAGGAGGTAGATGA